CCAGCATAAAGTTAGGGTTATACACAAAATCTTTTTTTATAAGCTTTAACGTCTTTGAAGGGGACTTTACTGCTGTTTTATTGAAGGCTGTCCATTTACCTGTTAAGCTGTCATTATTGAGCTTTATTTCAAATCTTCCATCGGTTTTATCATTTCCGGGTTCATCCAGTACAAAAGACTTTGTTTCTTCATTAAAAATGCCACGGAATGGTCGCTGATTGCCATTTACAATGCTTTGTCCATATACACTGTCTTTGGTAATCTTGTTAATTTTTACAGAGATTTTTTTAAATATGTTATCTTCATATTCATTACCGTCATATTCGTCAATCACTTTTTCCTTTCCGCCGAAATCACCCGTGTAGATTCCATAGTATTCTTTATGGATTTCCGGAATTACAACAGAGTCTTTTTTTGCCATTGCAGGGCCTGCACTTTTAGCTTCTTTTTTACAACTTGATAACGCGACTGCTAACAGAGATACGAGAGTGTAATTTAAAATTTTCATAGTATTTTTTTTGTGATTAAAAACTCAATTAAAAGGATATTAGGAATCCAACCAAGCCAGGCAATGATCTGATATACATCCATCGGATTTGGATGAAATAAATATACAATAATAACTTTCCACATTCTTAAAGTAATAGCAGATAGTGTCAATGCAAAACTTCTCCACATCCATTGCTTATGGAGGAGGAATTTTTTTTGTTTTGCCAGCTTAAAGGCTTTGAAGGTCGTAATCCACACAGGATTCCCAGAATAATAAAAGAAAATTTTGAAAGGAATCCTCCATTGGCAAATATACCCATATAAACTCCCGAGGGAGCAGAGAGGCATAATACCACAAAAATATAGCTCTTTCCTATATTTTTGTGTAGGCTTTTCAAACCGAAATCTTTTCTCAGAATCGCTAAAAAGCCCAGTAACAGTACAAATATACTGGTATAAACATGAATGTAGAAGAGGTAAAGATATTCAGGTCTATGACTTACCTCCGTCTGTTTGATCTGTAAAAAGCTTACTTCAGGGCTTATAGGAATATATTCCAGGGTAATTTGAAGCATAAGCCAAAAGAAATAACCGAATCCTATCATTAAAAGGATTTTAAGAATATTCTGATATTTCTTTTGAATTAAAAACACTGCAATTACATCCTTGTTATAATTGACTAGATAATCATTTCATGTTCAGATCCTGTGCAATCAACCATGCTTCACTCCAGCATGCCTGAAAATTGAACCCACCCGTTACTGCATCAATATTTAATACTTCACCGGCAATATAAAACCGAGGAAGGATCTTTGAAGACATATTTTTAAAGTTGATTTCTTTTAAATCCACTCCTCCGGCAGTTACAAATTCATCTTTAAAGGTTGATTTGCCTGTAACCTGAAGTTTTTTAGAGCAGAGACTGATAAGGATCGCTTGCATTTCCTTTCCGGAAATATGAGCTACCTGTTTATTGAGATCTATTTTTAAAGTGTCAAGAATTTTCTGCCAGAATCTGTTGGTAACTTCAAATATTTTCGACTGACCTATGGTCTTTTTAGGATTGCTGTGTCTGAAGTTTTGAAATATCTCCTCTGCTTCATCTAGTGTTTTTGAAATGAAATTTACTTCAATTTCAAAGTTATATTTCACCTTTGCCAGATTGATCGCCTCCCAGGCCGAAATTTTCAGTATGGCAGGTCCGGATAATCCCCAATGTGTTATCAGGAGCGGCCCACTTTCCGCTGTTTTCAACTTTGGTATTGAAACTTCTGCATTTTCAAAGCTGGTTCCTGCAAGGTCTTTCAGAAGATCATTTTTAATGTTGAAAGTAAAAAGTGAGGGAACAAGGCTAATGATTCTGTGTCCTAAACTTTCTACAATTTTCAGAGATTTTGGAGAGCTTCCTGTAGCATAAATGATGTAATCCGCTACAAGGTCTTCCGAGCTGGTCTTTACAATGTATCTTTCACCATCCTTTACAATTTCTTTTACAACAGATTTTGTTTTTACATCTATATTTTTCTTTTGGACTTCGTTGAGAAAAGTATTGATAATTGTTTGTGAAGAATTGCTTTCAGGGAAGATTCTGTTGTCATTTTCTATTTTCAACGAAATATTTCGTTGTTCAAACCATTCCATGGTGTCTCCGGGCTGAAATTTGGTAAAAACACTTAAAAGTTCTTTGTTCCCACGAGGGTAAAACTGAATCAATTCTTTGGGGTCAAAACAAGCGTGACTTACATTACAACGACCTCCTCCTGAGATTTTTACTTTCTGGAGGACATCCGAGTTTTGTTCGAGAATAATAATTTTATATTTGGTTTCGTCAAGGTTGGATGCACAGAAAAATCCCGCTGCACCTCCTCCGATAATAATAATTTGTTTCATGTACCTGTAATCTTATGGTGAAGATTATTTTTCCAAAAGTACAATTTTTATAAACCATCTTATTTGAGTATTTTTGAAGATTATAATTTTATTATTCTAAATACAATTTCAAATGACATTCTACCATACCTTCGAAGTGCGTTGGAGCGATCTTGACGCCAACAAACACTTAGCAAATTCATCTTATGTGCAGTATTGTGCACAAGCCAGGATGGCTTTTATGACAAAAGAAAAAATGGGAGTTACCCAGTTGAGTCGATGGGGGATAGGACCTGTTATGCTTCATGAAAGATATTCTTTTTTTAAAGAAATCTATGCTGATCAGACGGTGATCGTGAGTGTGGAAATAGGCGGTTGCTCGGAAGATTCTTCCATCTACCGTTTTATACACAAATTCTATACTCCGGATGGTGTGCATTGTGCAACGTCTGAAGCTACAGGGGTATGGATTGATATGATGCTGAGAAAAATGACCACTCCTCCGGATGATGTTATTGAAGCAATGAATAAATATAAAACACCAGACACTGAAGTTTTAACCAGAGAGGATTTTAAAAAGTTCCCTTTCCATCCTCATAACATTGATCCTTCAGAGTTTAACAAATAAATGATAATTGATAAATAATCATGGATAAAAGAATATCGAACAGCATTTATCAATTATCTGTCATCATTTATAAATAAAAAAGATATGTTTGAAGATAAATCTCAGGAACTAACACCCATTTCCAAATTAGGAGAATTTGGATTGATCAAACACTTAACGGAACATTTTCCTTTGTCCAATGAATCTTCGGAGCTTGGAGTTGGAGATGATGCAGCAGTTATCAATCCGGGCGGAAAGAAAGTGGTCCTTACTACTGATGTATTGGCAGAAGGTGTTCACTTTAATCTGGGGTATGTTCCATTAAAGCATTTAGGATACAAAGCTGTTGTTGTCAATTTAAGTGATGTAGCGGCGATGAATGCTACTCCTACACAGATTTTAGTTTCTCTTGCCGTTTCCAACCGGTTTCCTGTAGAAGCTTTAGAGGAAATCTATTCCGGTATACAGGCTGCTTGCGTGAGATATAAAGTAGATTTAATAGGAGGAGATACCACCAGTTCTAATACAGGGTTGGTAATGAGTATTACCGCTATAGGAATTGAAGATGAAGAGAATCTGGTTAAAAGAAGTGGTGCGAAGCCGAACGATTTATTGGTCGTAAGCGGAGATCTTGGAGGAGCCTATATGGGGTTACAGATTTTAGAAAGAGAGCATGCCGTTTTCCTGGCAAATCCGAATATGCAGCCGGAAATGGAAGGATACGATTATATTCTGGAAAGACAATTAAAGCCAGAGGCAAGAACAGATGTTAAAACGATCCTTAAAGAGCTGGATATAAAACCAACTTCTATGATCGATATTTCTGATGGGCTTGCTTCTGAAATACTGCACCTTTCTGACCAGTCAAAAGTCGGATTCAGGCTATATGAAGAGAAGATCCCTATGGATAGCCTTACGATCTCAACTGCTGATGAAATGAATTTGAATCCTGTTGTAACAGCATTAAGTGGAGGTGAAGATTACGAATTATTATTTACAATCGCACCGGCAGATTTTGATAAAATAAAAAACCACCCTGATTTTACGATTATAGGACATGCTGTAGATAAGGAGGACGGGAATTTTATGGTGGCCAGAGGTTCCAACCAGTTGATATCGCTTACAGCGCAAGGCTGGGATGCTTTTTTGGGAAACCAGCAGGGATAATAAAGTAATACTTAATTTTCAATATTGTTAGAAGCCACAGTACTAGTACTGTGGCTTTTGTATCGTATTGCTGCGCTGAGACTAAGCCGCATGAGATCATAAATAAGGATAGGAACAAGCGTATGGCATCTATTGGTCATGCAGTTATTTCAGGTCATCACAAGATGTACACACTTAATCAAGTATTTTTTGTTTCGCTTTTTGAATACACTCTCTTTGTGAAAATTTTACATTATGAAGAAGGGTCTTTTGATTGCCTTTTATGGTTTTACTCATTTAAGTTGCCTGCTCAACGCACAATCCGGATTATCCGGAGAATTAAAAACGGAATATATTCCTTATTCAAGTTACATCCGCCCTGAGGATAGTATGAAAACGGATTCCAAAAGTGATTTTAAAAGAATGGATATAAGCTTCAGCATTCCTCTTTCCATGAAAAAAATAAGTGAAGGAAAAATAAAATCATGGTCATTACTTGTTAATGGATCTTATGCTAAACTGTCCCATAAGAACTATGAAACTCATTTATTTCCTGATCAGATGCTGAATGCGCAGGTTGGATTACAGCATATAAGACCTTTGGGTGGAAAATGGAGCATGATGGTTACCGCTTCAGCCGGCGTTTATACCGACCTTGAAAATGTAAACTTTGATGATGTTTTAGGCCAGGGAGGTTTATTGTTTATAAAAAACTTTACTCCTAATCTTGCGCTTGGAGCAGGCCCTGTGCTTACTACTGCATTTGGAGTACCCATGATTATGCCTTGGATCTATTTCGATTGGAAAACGGGAAATAAAATCAAATTCAACATCAACTTTCCTGAAGGAATGGAGGCGGGCTATCAGTTTTCAGATAAATTTGCTATCAAGGCAGTCGTTGGA
The sequence above is drawn from the Chryseobacterium daecheongense genome and encodes:
- a CDS encoding DUF6268 family outer membrane beta-barrel protein yields the protein MKKGLLIAFYGFTHLSCLLNAQSGLSGELKTEYIPYSSYIRPEDSMKTDSKSDFKRMDISFSIPLSMKKISEGKIKSWSLLVNGSYAKLSHKNYETHLFPDQMLNAQVGLQHIRPLGGKWSMMVTASAGVYTDLENVNFDDVLGQGGLLFIKNFTPNLALGAGPVLTTAFGVPMIMPWIYFDWKTGNKIKFNINFPEGMEAGYQFSDKFAIKAVVGLNGMTVERNKGGKSTLLGYQQITAGIRPELQISKNVSLRLTGGTALLRSFSENDRKIKSIFKSKKMEDPRFASTFYMAVSLRWNLP
- a CDS encoding NAD(P)/FAD-dependent oxidoreductase: MKQIIIIGGGAAGFFCASNLDETKYKIIILEQNSDVLQKVKISGGGRCNVSHACFDPKELIQFYPRGNKELLSVFTKFQPGDTMEWFEQRNISLKIENDNRIFPESNSSQTIINTFLNEVQKKNIDVKTKSVVKEIVKDGERYIVKTSSEDLVADYIIYATGSSPKSLKIVESLGHRIISLVPSLFTFNIKNDLLKDLAGTSFENAEVSIPKLKTAESGPLLITHWGLSGPAILKISAWEAINLAKVKYNFEIEVNFISKTLDEAEEIFQNFRHSNPKKTIGQSKIFEVTNRFWQKILDTLKIDLNKQVAHISGKEMQAILISLCSKKLQVTGKSTFKDEFVTAGGVDLKEINFKNMSSKILPRFYIAGEVLNIDAVTGGFNFQACWSEAWLIAQDLNMK
- a CDS encoding YARHG domain-containing protein; this encodes MKILNYTLVSLLAVALSSCKKEAKSAGPAMAKKDSVVIPEIHKEYYGIYTGDFGGKEKVIDEYDGNEYEDNIFKKISVKINKITKDSVYGQSIVNGNQRPFRGIFNEETKSFVLDEPGNDKTDGRFEIKLNNDSLTGKWTAFNKTAVKSPSKTLKLIKKDFVYNPNFMLDENSDLVDWSNPKDFIEKYTDEETGKTESYTTSKNRVASEAIFKINASKQKLTEKDLKNLRKLDMEIIKNSVFARHGYSFKKETYRNFFEHTDWYIPVSNNVDHDLSPVEKENVALLNRFIKYAEDKYDRFGR
- a CDS encoding acyl-CoA thioesterase, which encodes MTFYHTFEVRWSDLDANKHLANSSYVQYCAQARMAFMTKEKMGVTQLSRWGIGPVMLHERYSFFKEIYADQTVIVSVEIGGCSEDSSIYRFIHKFYTPDGVHCATSEATGVWIDMMLRKMTTPPDDVIEAMNKYKTPDTEVLTREDFKKFPFHPHNIDPSEFNK
- the thiL gene encoding thiamine-phosphate kinase, which codes for MFEDKSQELTPISKLGEFGLIKHLTEHFPLSNESSELGVGDDAAVINPGGKKVVLTTDVLAEGVHFNLGYVPLKHLGYKAVVVNLSDVAAMNATPTQILVSLAVSNRFPVEALEEIYSGIQAACVRYKVDLIGGDTTSSNTGLVMSITAIGIEDEENLVKRSGAKPNDLLVVSGDLGGAYMGLQILEREHAVFLANPNMQPEMEGYDYILERQLKPEARTDVKTILKELDIKPTSMIDISDGLASEILHLSDQSKVGFRLYEEKIPMDSLTISTADEMNLNPVVTALSGGEDYELLFTIAPADFDKIKNHPDFTIIGHAVDKEDGNFMVARGSNQLISLTAQGWDAFLGNQQG